A DNA window from Pyrus communis chromosome 3, drPyrComm1.1, whole genome shotgun sequence contains the following coding sequences:
- the LOC137730030 gene encoding protein LATERAL BRANCHING OXIDOREDUCTASE 1-like: MGEVDPAFIQAIDRRPNPKPKNSSLIDGIPTIDLSALSTGLEENDLRETDSSPSDVSGHAKLVSEIGHACKNWGFFQVVNHGVPLELGRKIEDVAKKFFELPGEEKRKVKRDMVNALGYHDGEHTKNVRDWKEVFDFLVEDQTAVPASHEPGDEELRVLTNQWPQYPPEFREVCQEYAQAVEKLAYKLLGLIALSLGQPKNRFDDYFKDHQTSLVRLNHYPPCPSPHLALGVGPHKDAGALTVLAQDDVGGLEVRRKSDGEWSPVTPTPDAYIINVGDIVQVWSNDKYESVEHRVVVNSEKERFSIPFFFFPAHHVMVKPLEELLSDGNPAKYREYNWGKFYATRNRSDFKKQEAENIQIHHFKLPE, from the exons ATGGGAGAGGTTGATCCGGCCTTCATCCAAGCCATCGACAGGAGGCCGAATCCCAAACCTAAAAACTCATCACTTATTGATGGAATCCCCACAATTGACCTCTCAGCTCTAAGCACCGGTCTCGAGGAGAATGACTTACGCGAAACAGATTCATCGCCAAGTGACGTCTCGGGCCATGCTAAACTGGTTTCAGAAATAGGCCATGCATGCAAAAACTGGGGGTTTTTCCAAGTTGTGAATCATGGGGTTCCACTAGAACTGGGCAGGAAGATTGAGGATGTGGCCAAGAAATTCTTTGAGCTACCAGGTGAGGAGAAGAGGAAGGTGAAGAGGGACATGGTGAATGCTTTGGGGTACCATGATGGTGAGCACACTAAGAATGTTAGAGATTGGAAGGAAGTGTTTGATTTCTTGGTGGAAGATCAGACGGCTGTCCCAGCTTCACATGAGCCAGGTGATGAGGAGCTGAGGGTGTTGACTAATCAGTGGCCTCAGTACCCTCCTGAGTTCAg AGAGGTCTGCCAAGAGTATGCTCAAGCGGTcgaaaaactagcatacaagttgCTAGGACTAATTGCTTTGAGCTTAGGCCAGCCCAAAAACAGGTTCGATGACTACTTCAAAGACCACCAAACGAGCTTGGTCAGACTCAATCACTATCCTCCATGCCCTTCCCCTCACCTAGCTCTAGGTGTTGGCCCGCACAAGGATGCTGGCGCCTTAACTGTCCTTGCCCAAGATGACGTTGGAGGACTAGAAGTTAGGCGGAAATCAGATGGAGAGTGGAGTCCAGTCACGCCCACCCCGGATGCCTACATCATCAATGTCGGTGACATTGTTCAG GTTTGGAGCAACGACAAATATGAGAGTGTGGAGCACCGCGTGGTGGTGAATTCTGAGAAAGAGAGATTTTCaattcctttcttcttcttcccagcCCACCATGTGATGGTGAAGCCCTTGGAGGAGCTACTGAGTGATGGAAATCCTGCCAAATACAGGGAATACAACTGGGGAAAGTTTTATGCTACCAGAAACCGCAGTGATTTCAAGAAACAAGAGGCGGAGAACATCCAAATTCATCATTTCAAGTTACCGGAGTAG
- the LOC137729772 gene encoding mediator of RNA polymerase II transcription subunit 11, whose translation MDSQTQNTSLQRLQNVENRIVKVLELAGGVMDELANPSGPRKEFINNHCREFMQLIKDIQVALRDEIKSACDYRPFEKCDYSSRIANEICCKKLEYVMSQLDRMKETIDEYHNAV comes from the exons ATGGATTCGCAGACCCAGAACACCTCGTTGCAGAGACTCCAAAACGTGGAGAAT AGAATCGTTAAGGTTTTGGAGCTAGCAGGAGGCGTCATGGACGAGCTTGCAAACCCTAGCGGTCCCAGAAAGGAGTTCATCAACAACCATTGCCGCGAGTTCATGCAATTGATCAAG GATATTCAAGTGGCACTACGGGATGAGATTAAAAGTGCATGCGATTACCGTCCATTTGAGAAGTGTGATTACAGTTCAAGAATAGCTAATGAGATATGTTGCAAGAAGCTCGAGTATGTCATGTCACAATTGGATCGAATGAAAGAAACAATTGATGAGTATCATAATGCAGTTTGA
- the LOC137730208 gene encoding protein LATERAL BRANCHING OXIDOREDUCTASE 1-like — protein MGEINPAFIQDPEHRPKLSIIEADGIPLIDLSPINSADNSSDPKALDKLVREIGNACKDWGFFQVINHGVQLDTLGKTEAAARKFFDLPSEEKRRIWRDEKSVLGYYDTEHTKNVRDWKEVFDFTVEEPMLMPVSADPADNEEIEWTNQWPEQLPELRVLCDEYAREVEKLALKLLGLIALSLGLPENRFNSYFKDQTSFIRLNHYPPCPSPQLALGVGRHKDSGALTVLSQDDVGGLEVKRKADGEWIPVKPTSNAYIINVGDILQVWSNDRYESVEHRAVVNTEKERFSIPFFVNPAHYTVVMPMEELTDEQNPAKYKPYNWGKFLSHRKLTNFKKHSAENIQVSHFRVEE, from the exons ATGGGAGAGATTAATCCAGCTTTCATCCAAGATCCCGAGCACCGGCCAAAACTCTCCATCATCGAAGCTGATGGCATACCATTAATTGACCTGTCTCCCATAAACTCCGCAGACAACTCTTCTGACCCAAAAGCCCTTGACAAACTTGTTAGAGAGATCGGCAATGCATGCAAAGACTGGGGGTTCTTCCAAGTGATCAACCATGGAGTACAACTTGATACGCTCGGAAAGACTGAGGCTGCTGCTCGGAAGTTCTTTGATCTGCCTTCGGAGGAGAAAAGGCGGATTTGGAGGGATGAAAAAAGTGTGTTGGGTTACTACGATACTGAGCATACCAAGAACGTACGAGACTGGAAGGAGGTGTTCGATTTCACAGTGGAGGAACCTATGTTAATGCCCGTTTCAGCTGATCCTGCGGACAACGAAGAGATAGAGTGGACTAACCAATGGCCTGAGCAACTTCCAGAACTAAG GGTGTTGTGTGATGAATACGCTCGAGAAGTAGAAAAACTAGCTCTCAAGTTGTTGGGACTTATTGCCTTGAGCCTAGGCTTGCCAGAAAACAGGTTCAACAGCTACTTCAAAGACCAGACAAGTTTTATCAGGCTCAATCACTATCCACCTTGCCCTTCCCCTCAGTTAGCTCTTGGTGTTGGTCGCCACAAGGACAGCGGTGCTCTAACCGTGCTGTCTCAGGATGATGTCGGAGGACTGGAGGTGAAGAGAAAAGCAGACGGAGAGTGGATTCCGGTTAAACCCACCTCAAATGCCTATATCATCAATGTTGGTGACATTCTTCAG GTTTGGAGCAATGATAGATATGAGAGTGTAGAACACAGAGCGGTGGTGAATACGGAGAAGGAAAGGTTTTCCATTCCGTTCTTCGTCAACCCCGCACACTACACCGTGGTCATGCCCATGGAGGAGCTGACAGATGAACAGAACCCGGCGAAATACAAGCCGTACAACTGGGGCAAGTTCTTGAGTCACCGAAAGCTGACTAATTTCAAGAAACACAGTGCTGAAAACATCCAGGTTTCTCATTTCAGGGTAGAAGAATAG